The following proteins are encoded in a genomic region of Natronorubrum halophilum:
- a CDS encoding endonuclease V: MTAPRPDLAPDASLSRDDMEALQREIADAAVFEDDFAFDPATLGDPLATATSDADPPIVVGVDQSFLRNEEGDFDRALSAVVAMQGGEVIERVHAVTPLEIPYIPGLLSFREGRPILDALEALTVDPDLVLFDGSGRIHFRQAGIATHMGVVRDVPSIGVAKSLLCGAPDGETENLPAGSRVPIEANSRVDAPDGTLIGYAVQTRQYDSPDRYINPLYVSPGHRVGPETAADVALALASSYKLPDPVRLADQYATEAKRSVAE; encoded by the coding sequence ATGACCGCACCCCGCCCCGACCTCGCCCCCGACGCGTCGCTCTCGCGCGACGACATGGAAGCCCTACAGCGCGAAATCGCCGACGCGGCCGTCTTCGAGGACGACTTCGCGTTCGACCCCGCGACGCTCGGCGATCCGCTCGCAACGGCGACGAGCGACGCCGATCCGCCCATCGTCGTCGGCGTCGACCAGTCGTTCCTGCGAAACGAGGAGGGAGACTTCGACCGGGCGCTTTCCGCCGTCGTCGCAATGCAGGGCGGCGAGGTGATCGAGCGCGTCCACGCGGTGACGCCCCTCGAGATCCCCTACATTCCCGGCCTCCTGTCGTTCCGCGAGGGACGGCCGATACTGGACGCGCTCGAGGCGCTGACGGTCGACCCCGACCTCGTCCTCTTCGACGGCAGCGGGCGGATCCACTTCCGGCAGGCCGGAATCGCGACCCACATGGGCGTCGTCCGGGACGTCCCGAGTATCGGCGTCGCGAAGAGCCTCCTCTGTGGCGCTCCCGACGGGGAGACCGAGAACCTGCCCGCCGGATCGCGAGTTCCCATCGAGGCGAACTCGAGGGTCGACGCGCCCGACGGCACCCTGATCGGATACGCTGTCCAGACGCGGCAGTACGACTCGCCGGATCGCTACATCAACCCGCTGTACGTAAGCCCCGGCCATCGCGTCGGCCCGGAAACCGCGGCCGACGTCGCGCTCGCACTCGCTTCGTCCTACAAACTTCCCGACCCCGTCCGACTGGCCGACCAGTACGCCACCGAGGCCAAGCGATCGGTCGCCGAGTAG
- a CDS encoding SDR family oxidoreductase, translating to MATAEDVEGTDDDGLDGTVVEDERDSETTASEDDRDTETPTSEDDRYTRKQSVLITGCSSGIGRATANAFLAKNWQVFATARNTADITDLEEAGCTVLELDVTDPEQVARVVERVVDIGGAIDCVVNNAGYAQMGPMEDVSTVDLHRQFDVNVYGPHRLVRAALPHMRAQGAGRIINVSSIVGRISFPGSGAYAGSKHALEAMSDSLRAEVEEFDIDVVVIEPGPVETNFTDRVDEELPESERTPAYETLYELYDEMQLIGGGSGGPFASEPEDVARAILEASTVSEPPSRYPVGPLATYGVYARFLPDKLRDMGYGLLRKVV from the coding sequence ATGGCCACCGCTGAGGACGTCGAGGGAACCGACGACGACGGGTTAGACGGCACCGTCGTCGAGGATGAACGTGACTCCGAAACCACCGCAAGTGAAGACGATCGGGACACCGAAACCCCCACGAGTGAGGACGACCGCTACACCCGCAAGCAGAGCGTGCTGATCACCGGCTGCTCGTCGGGAATCGGTCGCGCGACCGCCAACGCCTTCCTGGCGAAAAACTGGCAGGTGTTCGCGACGGCCCGAAACACGGCCGACATCACCGACCTCGAGGAGGCGGGCTGTACGGTCCTCGAACTCGACGTGACCGACCCCGAGCAGGTCGCGCGCGTCGTCGAACGGGTCGTCGATATCGGCGGCGCGATCGACTGCGTCGTCAACAACGCCGGCTACGCCCAGATGGGGCCGATGGAGGACGTCTCGACGGTCGATCTCCACCGGCAGTTCGACGTCAACGTCTACGGCCCCCATCGACTCGTTCGCGCCGCGCTGCCCCACATGCGCGCCCAGGGTGCCGGTCGAATCATCAACGTCTCGAGCATCGTCGGTCGGATTTCGTTCCCCGGGTCGGGAGCGTACGCCGGCTCGAAGCACGCGCTCGAGGCGATGAGCGACTCGCTACGGGCCGAAGTCGAGGAGTTCGACATCGACGTGGTCGTGATCGAACCGGGGCCGGTCGAGACGAACTTCACCGACCGCGTCGACGAGGAACTCCCCGAATCCGAGCGCACGCCGGCCTACGAGACGCTGTACGAACTGTACGACGAGATGCAACTGATCGGCGGCGGCAGCGGCGGCCCCTTCGCCTCCGAACCCGAAGACGTCGCGCGGGCGATTCTCGAGGCGAGTACGGTTTCCGAACCGCCGTCTCGCTACCCGGTCGGGCCGCTGGCGACGTACGGCGTGTACGCTCGCTTCCTGCCGGACAAACTGCGTGACATGGGCTACGGTCTGCTCCGGAAGGTCGTCTGA
- a CDS encoding helix-turn-helix domain-containing protein: protein MPTHDSPDHRRAAAILEALDRSRSATAVELATALETHPMTVERRCRSLQRDGYLRQCTGGAYTLAESDGGRNTATNPAD from the coding sequence ATGCCAACCCACGATTCCCCAGATCACCGACGGGCAGCAGCGATCCTCGAGGCGCTCGACCGTTCCCGTTCGGCGACGGCCGTCGAACTGGCGACCGCCCTCGAGACGCACCCGATGACCGTCGAGCGCCGCTGTCGATCCCTCCAGCGAGACGGCTATCTTCGCCAGTGTACGGGCGGAGCGTACACACTCGCCGAGTCCGACGGTGGACGGAACACGGCGACGAACCCCGCTGACTGA
- a CDS encoding SLC13 family permease yields the protein MDSTTPKTHQKFIRNVWTYLWRLNDQTKAYLRLDGPAILEDMDEMTAEEKRLARKAFADGGRDPGDGNGPNAGADAGGNGPDDDRSPFDVSGSYGLRQKVGFGLGPVLFALIFLSPTPEGLTPDGQAVAAVTAWVAVWWMSEAIPIPATSLLPIVLFPLTGALPAAETTPSYANPLIFLFMGGFFLAMAMQRWGLHRRIALRTIKAVGTEPSRLILGFMLATAFLSMWVSNSATVMMMVPIALAVIYQTADLVDETGLDIDTSEGNFSFGIALMLCIAYGASVGGVSTLIGTPPNILFAGQAQELFGESVSFAQWMLYGVPISIVGLAAVYVYVTRLAMSPEFDRLPVGADTIDRQLADLGSMSTQERMVLVVFIGMALAWIGASLVGQAELVPVPEDADTIVAIGGAMVLFTLPTKTEDGDHTFLLDWSSAVDIPWGVILLFGGGLAIAAGFGETGLAVWIGEQLQTLEGVSMALILFSVVVMTIFLTEVTSNTATTAMLMPILAGVAIGIGVHPFGLMIAGATAASFAFMLPVATPPNAIVFGSGYITLPQMARVGIGLNVIGIILITTVALFWLPIAWGIDITALPPEFVEAWNS from the coding sequence ATGGACAGTACGACTCCGAAAACACATCAAAAGTTTATTCGGAACGTCTGGACGTACCTCTGGCGGCTTAACGACCAGACGAAGGCGTATCTCCGACTCGATGGGCCGGCCATCCTCGAGGACATGGACGAGATGACCGCGGAGGAGAAACGTCTCGCGCGGAAGGCGTTCGCCGACGGTGGCCGCGATCCGGGCGACGGAAACGGACCGAACGCGGGAGCGGACGCCGGCGGAAACGGTCCGGACGACGACCGGAGTCCGTTCGACGTCAGCGGTTCGTACGGCCTCCGACAAAAAGTCGGGTTCGGACTCGGACCGGTGCTGTTCGCGCTCATCTTTCTCTCGCCGACGCCGGAGGGGCTCACGCCGGACGGACAGGCCGTCGCTGCCGTCACCGCGTGGGTCGCCGTCTGGTGGATGTCCGAGGCGATTCCGATCCCCGCGACGTCGTTGCTCCCGATCGTGTTGTTCCCGCTGACCGGCGCGCTTCCGGCCGCGGAGACGACGCCCTCCTACGCCAACCCGCTGATCTTCCTCTTTATGGGCGGTTTTTTCCTCGCGATGGCGATGCAGCGGTGGGGACTCCACCGACGCATCGCGCTGCGAACCATCAAGGCCGTCGGCACCGAACCCTCGAGGCTCATTCTCGGGTTCATGCTCGCGACGGCGTTCCTCTCGATGTGGGTCTCGAACAGCGCGACCGTGATGATGATGGTTCCAATCGCGCTGGCGGTCATCTACCAGACCGCGGATCTGGTCGATGAGACCGGTCTCGACATCGATACCAGCGAAGGAAACTTCTCGTTCGGTATCGCGCTCATGCTCTGTATCGCCTACGGCGCGTCCGTCGGCGGGGTCTCGACGCTCATCGGCACGCCGCCGAACATCCTCTTTGCGGGCCAGGCGCAGGAACTCTTCGGCGAGAGCGTCAGCTTCGCCCAGTGGATGCTCTACGGCGTCCCCATCTCGATCGTCGGACTCGCGGCCGTCTACGTCTACGTCACGCGTCTCGCGATGTCGCCGGAGTTCGATCGGCTACCCGTTGGTGCCGATACAATCGACCGCCAACTCGCCGATCTCGGTTCGATGAGTACGCAAGAACGGATGGTCCTCGTCGTCTTTATCGGGATGGCACTTGCCTGGATCGGCGCAAGCCTGGTCGGCCAGGCCGAACTCGTTCCCGTTCCCGAGGATGCCGACACGATCGTCGCCATCGGCGGCGCGATGGTCCTCTTTACGCTGCCGACCAAGACCGAAGACGGCGACCACACCTTCCTGCTCGACTGGTCGAGCGCCGTCGACATCCCGTGGGGCGTCATCCTCCTCTTCGGCGGCGGACTCGCGATCGCCGCCGGCTTCGGCGAGACCGGTCTCGCGGTCTGGATCGGCGAACAGCTTCAGACGCTCGAGGGCGTCTCGATGGCGCTCATCCTGTTCTCCGTGGTCGTGATGACCATCTTCCTGACCGAGGTCACGTCGAACACGGCGACGACGGCGATGTTGATGCCGATCCTCGCGGGCGTCGCGATCGGCATCGGCGTCCACCCCTTCGGTCTGATGATCGCCGGCGCGACCGCGGCTTCCTTCGCGTTCATGCTCCCGGTCGCGACGCCGCCGAACGCGATCGTCTTCGGCAGCGGGTACATCACGCTGCCACAGATGGCCCGGGTCGGGATCGGACTCAACGTCATCGGAATCATCCTGATCACGACCGTCGCACTCTTCTGGCTGCCGATCGCCTGGGGGATCGACATCACGGCGCTTCCGCCGGAGTTCGTCGAAGCCTGGAACTCGTAG
- a CDS encoding tautomerase family protein, producing the protein MPLLQFEATLSLSTAEKTALADRVTDIYTTEMATTAGHVAVSIRERDPADLHLGRAVDGPIVFLDAEIRRGRPFERKRAFALETFAALGETFDVPDENMKAVFTEHPGDQMMGVDRVGGEWDGE; encoded by the coding sequence ATGCCGCTCTTACAGTTCGAGGCGACGCTCTCGCTGTCGACCGCCGAGAAGACGGCGCTCGCAGACCGAGTGACCGACATCTACACGACGGAGATGGCGACGACCGCGGGCCACGTCGCGGTGTCGATCCGCGAGCGGGACCCGGCGGACCTCCACCTCGGGCGTGCGGTCGACGGTCCGATCGTCTTTCTCGACGCCGAGATACGGCGGGGACGGCCGTTCGAACGCAAGCGCGCGTTCGCCCTCGAGACGTTCGCCGCCCTCGGCGAGACGTTCGACGTTCCCGACGAGAACATGAAAGCCGTCTTCACCGAACATCCCGGCGACCAGATGATGGGCGTCGACCGCGTCGGCGGGGAGTGGGACGGCGAGTAA